A portion of the Camelus ferus isolate YT-003-E chromosome 16, BCGSAC_Cfer_1.0, whole genome shotgun sequence genome contains these proteins:
- the LOC116669207 gene encoding testis-expressed protein 19.2-like — protein MCAPVSLRHEAEGMSYLHASWVYQLQHGDQLRVCFACFKAAFLDFKEFLEEEDWEDEDWNPELVVHTGAGSELGASPGVGPGWGQAQGGPAQGGAVAWGPDPLGAGPVGYEEVGLDHYFVPTELEPQNAVPLGLGPEDADWVQGLPWRLGRLPTCSHWPCSSLPWQGFLRVDLPPGAPMVLELGTTQAVDPAEAEAWLLGLQVICMVGFYDAIYFRKMKPTRALRTPGQRWKLVLEPNELWVVRLQDAPQVQDLHRWQLSILESSPPAGNEELVPADSALLKRGFSILSFSPWAQREAEEGDSAPGPQPSSRGGDPGPSGPRGPGEGLAVPGASAPGELPCFQPFGPGPQN, from the coding sequence ATGTGCGCCCCGGTCAGCCTGCGGCATGAGGCGGAGGGCATGTCCTACCTGCACGCGTCCTGGGTGTATCAGCTTCAACATGGCGACCAGCTGAGGGTTTGCTTCGCTTGCTTCAAGGCTGCCTTTCTGGACTTTAAAGAGTTTTTGGAGGAGGAGGACTGGGAAGATGAAGACTGGAACCCTGAGCTGGTGGTGCACACGGGGGCGGGGTCTGAGCTGGGGGCATCCCCGGGGGTGGGGCCCGGCTGGGGGCAGGCCCAAGGGGGGCCTGCCCAGGGCGGGGCTGTGGCCTGGGGGCCGGACCCCCTGGGGGCAGGCCCTGTGGGGTACGAGGAGGTGGGCCTGGACCATTACTTCGTGCCCACCGAGCTGGAGCCTCAGAACGCGGtgcccctgggcctgggtcccGAGGACGCTGACTGGGTCCAGGGCCTCCCCTGGAGACTTGGGAGGCTTCCGACCTGCTCGCACTGGCCATGCTCctctcttccctggcaggggtttCTCAGAGTGGACCTGCCCCCAGGGGCGCCCATGGTCCTGGAGCTGGGCACCACCCAGGCCGTGGACCCTGCTGAGGCCGAGGCCTGGTTGCTGGGCCTGCAGGTCATCTGTATGGTGGGCTTCTACGATGCCATCTACTTCCGCAAGATGAAGCCGACACGGGCCCTGAGGACCCCAGGCCAGCGTTGGAAGCTGGTGCTGGAGCCCAACGAGCTGTGGGTGGTGAGACTTCAAGACGCACCCCAGGTGCAGGACCTGCACCGGTGGCAGCTCAGTATTCTGGAATCCTCTCCTCCGGCGGGGAATGAAGAGCTGGTCCCTGCAGACTCGGCCCTGCTTAAAAGGGGATTCTCCATCCTCTCTTTTTCACCCTGGGCccaaagggaggcagaggagggggactCGGCACCTGGGCCACAGCCCTCCAGCCGAGGAGGGGACCCGGGCCCCAGCGGGCccagagggcctggggagggcctggCCGTCCCGGGAGCCTCAGCCCCGGGGGAGCTGCCGTGTTTCCAGCCCTTCGGCCCAGGGCCCCAGAACTGA